A single region of the Mustela lutreola isolate mMusLut2 chromosome 2, mMusLut2.pri, whole genome shotgun sequence genome encodes:
- the DPPA4 gene encoding developmental pluripotency-associated protein 4 translates to MEKAKGKKVTASEETREKQQAPGEPKLQKTSASGTKRKRSMKEDKEKKEEGSGKVRLRKKIPVPPLPLKLPPANMLHRDVLRAWCQQLKLSTKGQKLDVYKRICEYAYPDQQNIPVTAEEAKILSQSQRRSKMEQGEMSLEGFGKRVSSDGTYPPEVAAPPEGGAPTSVGSGALLEGVDTVVVTTSAPDAVFASWSRIAGRAGKTETVESPQEAHGVRWCVVHGKSLPADTEGWVHLQFHAGQAWVPEKRGRVCALFLLPACNFPPPHLEDNMLCPRCVRRNKVLMKSLQ, encoded by the exons ATGGAGAAAGCAAAAGGCAAAAAGGTAA CAGCatcagaagaaaccagagagaagcagcaggctcccggTGAACCAAAGTTGCAAAAAACCTCCGCCAGCGGGACCAAACGGAAAAGATCCATGAAAGAAGACAAAG aaaagaaggaagaaggcagTGGAAAAGTAAGACTTCGGAAGAAAATCCCAGTTCCTCCATTACCTTTGAAATTGCCGCCCGCCAACATGCTTCACCGAGACGTCCTGCGGGCCTGGTGCCAGCAACTAAAGCTGAGCACCAAAGGCCAG AAACTGGACGTATATAAGAGAATCTGCGAATATGCTTACCCTGATCAACAG AATATTCCTGTCACCGCAGAGGAGGCCAAGATTCTCTCACAGTCACAAAGAAGATCAAAGATGGAGCAAGGGGAAATGTCTCTGGAAGGTTTTGGAAAAAGGGTATCTTCGGACGGGACCTACCCTCCTGAGGTGGCTGCTCCCCCTGAGGGTGGGGCACCCACCTCTGTGGGGTCTGGTGCTCTCCTGGAGGGAGTCGATACCGTTGTTGTGACAACTTCAGCCCCAGATGCTGTGTTTGCCTCCTGGTCGAGAATTGCAGGCAGGGCTGGCAAGACGGAGACCGTGGAATCGCCACAGGAGGCCCACG gtGTCAGGTGGTGTGTGGTCCATGGAAAAAGTCTGCCTGCAGACACAGAAGGTTGGGTTCACCTGCAGTTCCATGCAGGACAAGCCTGGGTGCCTGAAAAACGGGGAAGAGTATGTGCCCTGTTCTTGCTACCAGCCTGCAATTTTCCACCCCCACACTTGGAGGACAATATGCTGTGCCCCAGATGTGTTCGGAG